The following proteins come from a genomic window of Rutidosis leptorrhynchoides isolate AG116_Rl617_1_P2 chromosome 10, CSIRO_AGI_Rlap_v1, whole genome shotgun sequence:
- the LOC139870947 gene encoding phospholipase A1-IIgamma-like: MENKVKEHNFSKKWRKLSGEDNWKTLLEPLDLDLRRYLIHYGERVQANYDTFCVDRRSRYAGASKFSRRQLFSGVGIDKGNPIKYNVVKYIYATSTSPDAPQSFLLKSLAKDPWLGQSNWMGYVAVSTNKSKHLLGRRDIVVSWRGTIQIAEWVENFDFPLVSASKVFKDATCVQVHSGYFAIYTSSHANSRFNKTSARDQVMTTVQNLVEKYKDEETSITVVGHSLGGALATLTGGDIAVNGYNKTISEPIITVPVTVFAYGNPKLGNLCLRELLEKQENLRILRTVNIIDYIPLLPPLIGYVHVGTELFFSTKKSQYMNATEKYAKRHNMEASYLHGLAGAHGIDGEFKLVVDRDLALINKRSDLLKEEYMIPSNWWIQENKGMSQRANGSWKLFELKGYPIKKNDDRDEYEYEDKNEDEFVDEDEDEDEDEFGEENEHEFEDEDAIHRVKSNPSVLDDENEYH, translated from the exons ATGGAGAACAAGGTAAAAGAACACAATTTCTCGAAAAAATGGCGAAAATTAAGTGGAGAAGATAACTGGAAAACCCTATTAGAACCTCTCGATCTCGACTTAAGACGTTACCTAATTCATTACGGCGAGAGAGTTCAAGCTAATTACGACACTTTTTGCGTTGACCGCCGCTCAAGATACGCCGGTGCAAGCAAATTTTCACGAAGACAACTGTTTTCAGGTGTCGGTATAGATAAAGGAAACCCTATAAAGTATAACGTCGTTAAGTACATTTACGCAACTTCGACTTCTCCAGATGCTCCTCAATCGTTCCTTTTGAAATCTCTTGCAAAGGACCCATGGTTAGGGCAGTCAAATTGGATGGGGTACGTTGCAGTATCTACGAACAAGTCGAAACATTTGTTAGGAAGGAGAGATATTGTGGTTTCTTGGAGAGGAACTATACAGATAGCCGAATGGGTCGAGAATTTTGATTTCCCGTTGGTATCGGCGTCCAAGGTATTTAAGGACGCAACGTGTGTGCAAGTGCATTCGGGGTATTTCGCGATATATACTTCGAGTCATGCGAATTCTAGATTTAATAAAACTAGTGCTCGAGATCAG GTTATGACTACAGTCCAGAATCTGGTTGAAAAATACAAGGACGAAGAAACGAGCATAACTGTAGTTGGACACAGTCTAGGCGGGGCCCTAGCGACACTAACCGGAGGCGATATAGCAGTCAACGGCTACAACAAGACGATATCGGAACCCATAATAACAGTTCCCGTAACGGTTTTTGCTTACGGAAACCCTAAACTTGGAAACTTATGTCTTCGCGAACTTCTTGAAAAGCAAGAAAATCTTCGTATCTTACGAACTGTGAACATAATAGACTATATACCTTTGTTACCACCACTTATAGGTTACGTACATGTTGGTACCGAATTATTCTTTAGTACTAAAAAATCTCAGTACATGAATGCTACTGAAAAATACGCGAAAAGACATAATATGGAAGCGTCTTATTTGCATGGACTTGCGGGGGCACATGGAATCGACGGTGAGTTTAAGTTGGTGGTTGATAGAGACCTTGCGCTTATAAATAAGCGTTCGGATTTGTTGAAAGAAGAGTATATGATACCCTCGAATTGGTGGATTCAAGAAAATAAGGGAATGAGTCAACGAGCTAATGGGTCGTGGAAGTTGTTCGAGCTTAAGGGTTACCCTATAAAGAAGAATGATGATCGAGACGAATATGAGTATGAGGACAAAAATGAAGATGAGTTTGTAGATGAGGACGAGGACGAGGACGAGGACGAGTTTGGGGAGGAAAACGAGCACGAGTTCGAGGATGAAGACGCTATACATAGAGTCAAATCAAACCCAAGTGTGTTGGATGACGAAAATGAATACCATTAA